Proteins from a genomic interval of Streptomyces sp. SID8374:
- a CDS encoding phosphatidate cytidylyltransferase — MNDSSWGAPQGAGYRGAPEMGVASAGPAYDVREAQQTRPMPNVPDVPDAGRDAASRDGRDGDAAHVSGPLFRDEMPQEPMSTPLPSPPQKKRAGRDLRAAIGVGVGLGAVIVTSLFIVKAVFVGVIALAVVVGLWELTSRLQEQKGIKAPLIPLAVGGAAMVVAGYARGAEGAWVAMALTALAVLVWRMTEPPEGYLKDVTAGVFAAFYVPFLATFVAMMLTADDGHWRVLVFLVLTVVSDTGAYAVGWRFGTHKLAPRISPGKTREGLLGAVSFAMVAGALCMEFLIDGGAWWQGLLLGLAVAVSATLGDLGESMIKRDLGIKDMGTLLPGHGGIMDRLDSLLPTAPVVWLLLVLFVGSG; from the coding sequence ATGAACGACTCTTCCTGGGGCGCACCGCAGGGAGCCGGTTACCGGGGTGCCCCCGAGATGGGGGTCGCCTCGGCGGGTCCCGCCTACGATGTGCGGGAAGCCCAGCAGACTCGGCCCATGCCCAACGTGCCGGACGTTCCCGACGCAGGTAGAGACGCAGCCAGCCGCGACGGCCGGGACGGGGACGCCGCGCACGTCAGCGGCCCCCTGTTCCGTGACGAGATGCCGCAGGAGCCCATGTCCACCCCGCTGCCGTCCCCGCCGCAGAAGAAGCGTGCGGGGCGTGATCTGCGCGCCGCCATAGGGGTCGGTGTGGGGCTCGGTGCCGTCATCGTCACCTCGCTGTTCATCGTGAAGGCCGTCTTCGTCGGCGTGATCGCCCTCGCCGTCGTCGTCGGCCTCTGGGAGCTGACCTCCCGCCTCCAGGAGCAGAAGGGCATCAAGGCGCCCCTGATCCCGCTGGCCGTCGGCGGCGCCGCGATGGTCGTCGCCGGCTACGCGCGCGGCGCGGAGGGGGCCTGGGTCGCCATGGCCCTGACCGCCCTGGCGGTGCTGGTCTGGCGGATGACCGAGCCGCCCGAGGGATACCTCAAGGACGTCACGGCGGGCGTCTTCGCCGCGTTCTACGTCCCGTTCCTGGCCACCTTCGTCGCCATGATGCTCACGGCGGACGACGGGCACTGGCGGGTCCTCGTCTTCCTCGTCCTCACCGTCGTCAGCGACACCGGGGCGTACGCGGTCGGCTGGCGCTTCGGCACCCACAAGCTCGCCCCCCGCATCAGTCCCGGCAAGACCCGCGAGGGCCTGCTCGGTGCCGTCTCCTTCGCCATGGTCGCCGGTGCCCTGTGCATGGAGTTCCTGATCGACGGCGGGGCCTGGTGGCAGGGCCTGCTCCTCGGTCTGGCGGTCGCCGTCAGCGCCACCCTCGGTGACCTGGGCGAGTCCATGATCAAGCGGGACCTCGGGATCAAGGACATGGGAACCCTGCTCCCCGGACACGGCGGCATCATGGACCGGCTGGACTCGCTGCTGCCGACCGCGCCGGTGGTCTGGCTGCTGCTGGTGCTGTTCGTCGGCTCCGGCTGA
- the whiG gene encoding RNA polymerase sigma factor WhiG, with protein sequence MPQHTSGSDRAAVPPVARGTVRPPAPSSLDELWRSYKTTGDERLREQLILHYSPLVKYVAGRVSVGLPSNVEQADFVSSGVFGLIDAIEKFDIERAIKFETYAITRIRGAMIDELRALDWIPRSVRQKARNVERAYATLEAQLRRTPSESEVASEMGIALEELHAVFSQLSLANVVALEELLHVGGEGGDRLSLMDTLEDTAADNPVEVAEDRELRRLLARAINTLPDREKTVVTLYYYEGLTLAEIGNVLGVTESRVSQIHTKSVLQLRAKLADAGR encoded by the coding sequence ATGCCCCAGCACACCTCCGGGTCTGACCGCGCGGCAGTACCACCGGTTGCGCGTGGCACTGTGCGCCCTCCCGCCCCCTCCTCCCTCGACGAACTGTGGCGCTCCTACAAGACCACCGGCGACGAGCGGCTGCGGGAGCAGCTGATCCTGCACTACTCGCCGCTCGTCAAGTACGTCGCGGGCCGGGTGAGTGTGGGGCTGCCGTCCAACGTGGAGCAGGCGGACTTCGTCTCCTCCGGAGTCTTCGGACTGATCGACGCCATCGAGAAGTTCGACATCGAACGGGCCATCAAGTTCGAGACGTACGCGATCACCAGGATCCGCGGCGCGATGATCGACGAACTGCGGGCACTCGACTGGATCCCCCGCTCCGTACGGCAGAAGGCGCGGAACGTGGAGCGCGCCTACGCCACGCTGGAGGCGCAGCTGCGGCGCACCCCGTCCGAGTCCGAGGTCGCCTCGGAGATGGGCATCGCCCTGGAGGAACTGCACGCGGTTTTCAGCCAGTTGTCGCTGGCCAATGTGGTCGCCCTGGAGGAGCTGCTGCACGTCGGCGGGGAGGGCGGCGACCGGCTGAGCCTGATGGACACCCTGGAGGACACCGCCGCCGACAACCCGGTGGAGGTCGCCGAGGACCGCGAGCTCAGACGGCTGCTCGCGCGCGCCATCAACACGCTCCCCGACCGCGAGAAGACCGTGGTGACCCTCTACTACTACGAGGGCCTGACCCTCGCGGAGATCGGTAACGTCCTCGGTGTCACGGAGAGCCGGGTCAGCCAGATCCACACCAAATCCGTCCTCCAGCTCCGGGCCAAACTGGCCGACGCCGGTCGCTGA
- a CDS encoding TetR/AcrR family transcriptional regulator: protein MAEHRTMQRGALLDAARSLLSEGGTEALTFPALAERTGLARSSVYEYFRSRAAVVEELCAVDFPVWAAEVENAMERAETPEAKIEAYVRRQLDLVGDRRHRAVVAISASELDAGAREKIRAAHGGLIAMIVEALGDLGHTQPRLAAMLLQGSVDAAVRRIELSVAEEPGVIADTAVAMILRGVRG, encoded by the coding sequence GTGGCCGAGCACCGGACCATGCAGCGCGGCGCCCTCCTGGACGCCGCGCGCTCCCTGCTGTCCGAGGGCGGTACGGAGGCGCTGACCTTCCCCGCACTCGCCGAGCGCACGGGCCTTGCCCGGTCCTCCGTGTACGAGTACTTCCGCTCCCGCGCCGCCGTCGTCGAGGAGCTCTGCGCCGTCGACTTCCCCGTCTGGGCGGCCGAGGTCGAGAACGCGATGGAGCGCGCCGAGACCCCCGAGGCGAAGATCGAGGCGTATGTGCGCCGCCAACTCGACCTTGTCGGGGACCGCCGCCACCGGGCGGTCGTCGCGATCTCCGCGAGCGAGCTGGACGCCGGCGCCCGGGAGAAGATCCGGGCCGCGCACGGCGGGCTGATCGCCATGATCGTCGAAGCGCTGGGCGACCTCGGCCACACCCAGCCGAGGCTCGCCGCGATGCTCCTCCAAGGCTCGGTGGACGCCGCCGTGCGCCGTATCGAGTTGAGCGTGGCGGAGGAGCCGGGTGTCATCGCGGACACCGCCGTCGCGATGATCCTGCGCGGCGTACGCGGCTGA
- the rpsB gene encoding 30S ribosomal protein S2, translated as MAVVTMRELLESGVHFGHQTRRWNPKMKRFIFTERNGIYIIDLLQSLSYIDRAYEFVKETVAHGGSIMFVGTKKQAQEAIAEQATRVGMPYVNQRWLGGMLTNFSTVYKRLQRLKELELIDFEDVAASGLTKKELLVLSREKAKLEKTLGGIREMQKVPSAVWIVDTKKEHIAVGEARKLHIPVVAILDTNCDPDEVDYKIPGNDDAIRSVTLLTRVIADAVAEGLIARSGAATGDSKPGEKAAGEPLAEWERDLLEGDKKDETAAAAEVQSSAETEKVADAEKPAEAVAEAEAAAEAPAADADAEQA; from the coding sequence ATGGCCGTCGTCACGATGCGGGAGCTGCTGGAAAGCGGCGTCCACTTCGGTCACCAGACCCGTCGCTGGAACCCGAAGATGAAGCGCTTCATCTTCACCGAGCGCAACGGCATCTACATCATCGACCTGCTCCAGTCGCTGTCGTACATCGACCGCGCCTACGAGTTCGTCAAGGAGACCGTCGCCCACGGCGGCTCCATCATGTTCGTGGGTACGAAGAAGCAGGCCCAGGAGGCCATCGCCGAGCAGGCGACGCGCGTCGGCATGCCGTACGTCAACCAGCGTTGGCTCGGTGGCATGCTCACCAACTTCTCCACCGTCTACAAGCGCCTTCAGCGTCTGAAGGAGCTGGAGCTCATCGACTTCGAGGACGTGGCCGCCTCCGGCCTCACCAAGAAGGAGCTCCTGGTCCTCTCGCGTGAGAAGGCCAAGCTGGAGAAGACCCTCGGTGGTATCCGCGAGATGCAGAAGGTGCCCAGCGCCGTCTGGATCGTCGACACCAAGAAGGAGCACATCGCCGTCGGTGAGGCGCGCAAGCTCCACATCCCGGTCGTCGCGATCCTCGACACCAACTGCGACCCCGACGAGGTCGACTACAAGATTCCGGGCAACGACGACGCGATCCGCTCCGTCACCCTGCTCACCCGCGTGATCGCCGACGCCGTCGCCGAGGGCCTCATCGCCCGTTCCGGTGCCGCCACCGGTGACTCGAAGCCGGGCGAGAAGGCCGCCGGCGAGCCGCTGGCCGAGTGGGAGCGCGACCTGCTCGAGGGCGACAAGAAGGACGAGACCGCGGCTGCCGCCGAGGTCCAGTCCTCCGCCGAGACCGAGAAGGTCGCCGACGCCGAGAAGCCGGCCGAGGCCGTCGCCGAGGCCGAGGCCGCTGCCGAGGCTCCCGCCGCCGACGCGGACGCCGAGCAGGCCTGA
- the pyrH gene encoding UMP kinase: MDKGADANQADDKRDDKFSGRFMLKLSGEAFAGGGGLGVDPDVVHTIAREIAAVVRDGAEIAVVIGGGNFFRGAELQQRGMDRARSDYMGMLGTVMNCLALQDFLEKEGIDSRVQTAITMGQVAEPYIPLRAVRHLEKGRVVIFGAGMGMPYFSTDTTAAQRALEIDAEALLMGKNGVDGVYDSDPKANPDAVKFDALEYGEVITRDLKVADATAITLCRDNKLPILVFELTAEGNIARAVKGEKIGTLVSDESTRA, encoded by the coding sequence ATGGACAAGGGCGCGGACGCCAATCAGGCCGACGACAAGCGCGACGACAAGTTTTCCGGGCGCTTCATGCTGAAGCTCTCCGGCGAGGCCTTCGCCGGCGGCGGCGGCCTCGGCGTCGACCCCGACGTCGTGCACACCATCGCCCGCGAGATCGCCGCCGTCGTACGCGACGGCGCGGAGATCGCGGTGGTCATCGGGGGAGGCAACTTCTTCCGCGGTGCCGAGCTCCAGCAGCGCGGCATGGACCGGGCCCGGTCCGACTACATGGGCATGCTCGGCACCGTCATGAACTGCCTGGCGCTCCAGGACTTCCTGGAGAAGGAGGGCATCGACTCGCGCGTCCAGACCGCCATCACCATGGGCCAGGTCGCCGAGCCGTACATCCCGCTCCGCGCCGTGCGGCACCTGGAGAAGGGGCGCGTCGTCATCTTCGGCGCCGGCATGGGCATGCCGTACTTCTCCACCGACACCACCGCCGCCCAGCGCGCCCTGGAGATCGACGCCGAGGCGCTGCTCATGGGGAAGAACGGCGTGGACGGGGTCTACGACTCCGACCCGAAGGCCAACCCCGACGCGGTGAAGTTCGACGCGCTGGAGTACGGCGAGGTCATCACGCGCGACCTGAAGGTCGCCGATGCCACCGCCATCACGCTCTGCCGTGACAACAAGCTTCCGATCCTCGTCTTCGAGCTGACCGCCGAGGGCAATATCGCCCGCGCGGTCAAGGGTGAGAAGATCGGCACGCTCGTCAGCGACGAGAGCACCCGGGCCTGA
- the tsf gene encoding translation elongation factor Ts — MANYTAADVKKLRELTGAGMMDCKKALDEADGNVDKAVEALRIKGQKGVAKREGRSAENGAVVSLVSDDKTSGVLLELKCETDFVAKGDKFQAVANALAAHVAATSPADIQALLASEIEPGKTVQAYVDEANANLGEKIVLDRFAQFTGAFVSVYMHRTMPDLPPQIGVLVELDKADAELAKGIAQHIAAFAPKYLSREDVPAEVVEAERRVAEETTRAEGKPEAALPKIVEGRVNGFFKEATLLGQPYALDAKKSVQKVLDEAGVTLKRFSRIKVGI, encoded by the coding sequence ATGGCGAACTACACCGCCGCTGACGTCAAGAAGCTCCGTGAGCTCACCGGCGCCGGCATGATGGACTGCAAGAAGGCACTCGACGAGGCCGACGGCAACGTCGACAAGGCCGTCGAGGCGCTCCGTATCAAGGGCCAGAAGGGCGTCGCCAAGCGCGAGGGCCGCTCCGCCGAGAACGGTGCCGTCGTCTCCCTCGTCTCCGACGACAAGACGTCCGGCGTCCTGCTCGAGCTGAAGTGCGAGACGGACTTCGTCGCCAAGGGTGACAAGTTCCAGGCCGTCGCCAACGCGCTGGCCGCGCACGTCGCCGCCACCTCCCCGGCCGACATCCAGGCGCTGCTCGCCTCGGAGATCGAGCCCGGCAAGACCGTGCAGGCGTACGTCGACGAGGCCAACGCCAACCTCGGCGAGAAGATCGTCCTGGACCGCTTCGCGCAGTTCACCGGCGCCTTCGTCTCCGTGTACATGCACCGCACCATGCCCGACCTGCCCCCGCAGATCGGTGTCCTGGTCGAGCTGGACAAGGCCGACGCCGAGCTGGCCAAGGGCATTGCCCAGCACATCGCCGCCTTCGCCCCGAAGTACCTCTCCCGTGAGGACGTCCCGGCCGAGGTCGTCGAGGCCGAGCGCCGCGTCGCCGAGGAGACCACCCGCGCCGAGGGCAAGCCCGAGGCCGCCCTCCCGAAGATCGTCGAGGGTCGCGTCAACGGCTTCTTCAAGGAGGCCACCCTCCTCGGCCAGCCGTACGCGCTGGACGCCAAGAAGTCCGTCCAGAAGGTCCTGGACGAGGCCGGTGTCACCCTGAAGCGCTTCTCGCGCATCAAGGTCGGCATCTGA
- the rlmN gene encoding 23S rRNA (adenine(2503)-C(2))-methyltransferase RlmN, giving the protein MPKPGELTFVAPRGAKKPPRHLADLTPAERKEAVAATGEKPFRAQQLSQHYFARYAHDPEQWTNIPAGSREKLAEALFPDLMSVVRHISCDDDTTRKTLWKLHDGTLVESVLMRYPERVTMCISSQAGCGMNCPFCATGQAGLDRNLSTAEIVHQIVDGMRALRDGEVPGGPARLSNIVFMGMGEPLANYNRVVGAIRRLTDPEPDGLGLSQRGITVSTVGLVPAMLRFSDEGFKCRLAVSLHAPDDELRDTLVPVNTRWNVREVLDAAWEYAEKSGRRISIEYALIRDINDQAWRGDLLGRLLKGKRVHVNLIPLNPTPGSKWTASRPEDEKAFVEAIAAHGVPVTVRDTRGQEIDGACGQLAASER; this is encoded by the coding sequence ATGCCTAAGCCCGGAGAACTCACTTTCGTCGCGCCCCGCGGAGCCAAGAAGCCCCCGCGGCACCTCGCCGACCTCACGCCCGCCGAGCGCAAGGAAGCGGTCGCCGCGACCGGCGAGAAGCCGTTCCGCGCCCAGCAGCTTTCGCAGCACTACTTCGCGCGGTACGCGCACGACCCGGAGCAGTGGACCAACATCCCCGCCGGGTCCCGGGAGAAGCTCGCCGAGGCGCTGTTCCCCGACCTGATGTCCGTGGTCCGCCACATCAGCTGTGACGACGACACCACCCGTAAGACGCTGTGGAAGCTGCACGACGGGACGCTCGTCGAGTCCGTCCTGATGCGCTACCCGGAGCGCGTCACGATGTGCATCTCCTCCCAGGCAGGGTGCGGGATGAACTGCCCGTTCTGCGCCACCGGGCAGGCCGGCCTCGACCGCAACCTGTCGACCGCCGAGATCGTGCACCAGATCGTCGACGGCATGCGCGCCCTGCGCGACGGCGAGGTCCCCGGCGGCCCGGCCCGGCTCTCCAACATCGTCTTCATGGGCATGGGCGAGCCGCTCGCCAACTACAACCGTGTCGTCGGCGCGATCCGCCGGCTCACCGACCCCGAGCCCGATGGCCTCGGCCTCTCGCAGCGCGGGATCACCGTCTCCACCGTCGGCCTCGTCCCGGCGATGCTGCGCTTCTCCGACGAGGGCTTCAAGTGCCGCCTCGCCGTCTCGCTGCACGCCCCGGACGACGAGCTGCGCGACACCCTCGTCCCCGTCAACACCCGGTGGAACGTACGCGAGGTGCTGGACGCCGCCTGGGAGTACGCGGAGAAGTCCGGCCGCCGCATCTCCATCGAGTACGCCCTCATCCGGGACATCAACGACCAGGCCTGGCGCGGCGACCTCCTCGGCCGGCTGCTCAAGGGCAAGCGGGTCCACGTCAACCTGATCCCGCTGAACCCGACGCCCGGCTCCAAGTGGACCGCCTCGCGCCCCGAGGACGAGAAGGCGTTCGTCGAGGCCATCGCGGCCCACGGGGTGCCGGTCACCGTCCGGGACACCCGCGGTCAGGAGATCGACGGGGCCTGCGGGCAGCTGGCGGCCTCCGAGCGCTGA
- a CDS encoding M23 family metallopeptidase, producing MRFLSLSPRTPGPLRWRVPMFLLVVALVAALPKAPGGLSAGVRLLPAAGAEEVRTTAGAGADEEEPPVAGGPDGDGQGAVAGADAEGAERSEGSEDTEDSEDTEDTGGTFAELDGGPVWPLAGRPAVLRGWDPPATPYGPGHRGADLAARPGDAVLAAATGRVSFAGRVAGRGVLVVELAGSGAPPLRTTYEPVRALVDRGDQVVAGQPVGVLEAGPFHCASGCLHWGLRRGEAYLNPLTLLPPGLLRRGPSRLLPVFGVPEPGAGPGGVPEPGGVPGPGGTLAPEGVAEPEGVPGPEGAAAPRAAVLSRVRRAGSSRRRCPR from the coding sequence ATGCGATTCCTGAGCCTGTCACCTCGTACGCCCGGCCCGCTCCGGTGGCGCGTGCCGATGTTCCTGCTGGTCGTGGCCCTGGTGGCGGCGCTACCGAAGGCGCCAGGCGGGCTGTCGGCCGGAGTGCGGCTGCTGCCTGCTGCTGGGGCCGAGGAGGTGCGGACGACTGCGGGGGCGGGTGCTGACGAGGAGGAGCCTCCGGTGGCGGGCGGGCCGGACGGGGACGGTCAGGGCGCTGTGGCTGGCGCGGACGCCGAGGGCGCTGAGCGCTCTGAAGGCTCTGAGGACACCGAAGACAGCGAGGACACCGAGGACACCGGCGGGACGTTCGCGGAGCTGGACGGGGGGCCTGTCTGGCCGCTGGCCGGGAGACCTGCGGTGTTACGGGGGTGGGATCCGCCCGCCACCCCGTACGGGCCCGGCCACCGCGGCGCCGACCTGGCGGCCCGGCCGGGCGACGCGGTCCTGGCCGCCGCCACCGGCCGGGTCTCGTTCGCGGGGCGGGTGGCCGGGCGCGGGGTGCTCGTCGTCGAGTTGGCCGGGAGCGGGGCGCCGCCGCTGCGCACGACGTACGAGCCGGTGCGGGCGCTGGTGGACAGGGGCGACCAGGTCGTCGCGGGGCAGCCGGTCGGGGTGCTGGAGGCGGGGCCGTTCCACTGCGCCTCGGGCTGTCTGCACTGGGGGCTGCGGCGGGGCGAGGCGTACCTCAACCCGCTCACGCTGCTGCCGCCCGGCCTTCTGCGGCGCGGCCCGTCACGGCTGCTGCCGGTGTTCGGTGTGCCGGAACCGGGCGCGGGACCGGGCGGGGTGCCGGAACCGGGCGGGGTACCGGGACCGGGCGGGACACTGGCACCGGAAGGCGTGGCTGAACCGGAAGGGGTGCCCGGGCCAGAAGGGGCGGCGGCGCCGCGGGCCGCCGTGCTCAGCCGCGTACGCCGCGCAGGATCATCGCGACGGCGGTGTCCGCGATGA
- a CDS encoding thiamine ABC transporter substrate-binding protein, translating to MSTTKKYASTALAAALGVTVLAGCGGSDDTSARSGASKGSGSKTVTLVTHDSFNASEDVLKQFTKESGYTVQLLKSGDAGAALNQEILTKGSPRGDVFFGVDNTLLSRALDNGLFTAYEAKGLDRVLEGTEQDDKHRVTPVDTGDICVNYDKKFFADKKLAPPRTFEDLLKPAYKNLLVTENAATSSPGLGFLLGTIASRGEDGYQDYWKRLKANGVKVVDGWEQAYNEEFSGSAGGRKAKADRPLVVSYASSPPVEVLYADPQPKEAPTGVSTGTCFRQTEYAGLLKGAKNEAGGKALLDFLISKTFQEDVPLNMFVNPVVKDAKLPEIFTEFGEKVDKPATVAPEKIAANREQWVQSWHSLVVK from the coding sequence ATGAGCACCACCAAGAAGTACGCCTCGACCGCGCTCGCCGCGGCGCTCGGCGTCACCGTTCTCGCGGGCTGCGGCGGCTCCGACGACACCTCGGCCAGATCCGGTGCGTCCAAGGGCAGCGGCTCCAAGACCGTCACCCTGGTCACCCACGACTCCTTCAACGCCTCGGAAGACGTGCTGAAGCAGTTCACCAAGGAGAGCGGCTACACCGTCCAGCTGCTCAAGAGCGGCGACGCCGGTGCCGCGCTCAACCAGGAGATCCTCACCAAGGGCTCCCCGCGCGGCGACGTCTTCTTCGGCGTCGACAACACCCTGCTCTCCCGCGCCCTCGACAACGGCCTCTTCACCGCGTACGAGGCCAAGGGCCTGGACCGGGTCCTGGAAGGCACCGAGCAGGACGACAAGCACCGCGTGACGCCCGTCGACACCGGTGACATCTGCGTCAACTACGACAAGAAGTTCTTCGCCGACAAGAAGCTCGCGCCGCCGCGGACCTTCGAGGACCTGCTGAAGCCCGCGTACAAGAACCTCCTCGTCACCGAGAACGCGGCCACCTCCTCGCCCGGCCTCGGCTTCCTCCTCGGCACCATCGCCTCCCGGGGCGAGGACGGCTACCAGGACTACTGGAAGAGGCTGAAGGCCAACGGCGTCAAGGTCGTCGACGGCTGGGAGCAGGCCTACAACGAGGAGTTCTCGGGCTCCGCGGGCGGCAGGAAGGCCAAGGCGGACCGGCCGCTCGTCGTCAGCTACGCCTCCAGCCCGCCCGTCGAGGTCCTCTACGCCGACCCGCAGCCCAAGGAGGCCCCCACCGGCGTCTCCACCGGCACCTGCTTCCGGCAGACCGAGTACGCCGGGCTGCTGAAGGGCGCGAAGAACGAGGCGGGCGGCAAGGCGCTGCTGGACTTCCTGATCAGCAAGACGTTCCAGGAGGACGTGCCGCTGAACATGTTCGTGAACCCGGTCGTGAAGGACGCGAAGCTGCCGGAGATCTTCACGGAGTTCGGCGAGAAGGTCGACAAGCCGGCCACGGTGGCCCCGGAGAAGATCGCCGCCAACCGTGAGCAGTGGGTCCAGTCGTGGCACTCGCTCGTCGTGAAGTAG
- the dprA gene encoding DNA-processing protein DprA, with protein MSGPGSGQSARGPEPERVARAALTRVLEPGDERAGAWLRRAGPVALLRALRVADGSAERLPGMTAARLEGYRLRAAAAEPERDLAAVEALGGRLVCPGDQEWPSQLDDLGNARPVALWVRGSPDLRLWALRSVAVVGARACTPYGAHMAATLGAGLAERGWVVVSGAAFGVDGAAHRGVLAVGGATAAVLACGVDVPYPRGHAELIGRVAQQGLVVAELPPGAHPTRSRFVLRNRVIAALTRGTVVVEAEYRSGSLVTARQAQRLGRSVMGVPGPATSGLSAGVHELLRGEGVLVTDASEVAELIGEIGDLAPDRRGPVLPRDRLGPAAARVLDALPYHGPVSPRDLARGAGLSADETLGRLYELHSLGFVEREGDAWRLTPPSPCDGDARRGGS; from the coding sequence CTGTCGGGACCTGGCTCGGGGCAGTCGGCGCGTGGGCCGGAGCCCGAGCGGGTGGCGCGGGCCGCGTTGACTCGGGTGCTGGAGCCGGGGGACGAGCGGGCCGGGGCGTGGCTGCGGCGGGCCGGGCCCGTCGCGTTGTTACGGGCGCTCCGCGTCGCGGACGGCTCCGCGGAGCGGCTGCCGGGGATGACCGCCGCACGGCTGGAGGGCTACCGGCTCCGGGCGGCGGCGGCCGAACCCGAGCGGGACCTGGCGGCGGTGGAAGCCCTGGGCGGGCGCCTCGTCTGCCCAGGGGACCAGGAGTGGCCGAGCCAACTCGACGACTTGGGGAATGCCCGGCCCGTGGCGCTCTGGGTGCGCGGCAGCCCGGACCTACGGCTGTGGGCCCTGCGCTCGGTCGCGGTGGTCGGCGCGCGGGCCTGCACGCCGTACGGGGCTCACATGGCGGCGACCCTCGGCGCCGGGCTCGCGGAGCGCGGCTGGGTGGTGGTGTCGGGCGCGGCGTTCGGCGTGGACGGGGCGGCGCACCGCGGGGTCCTGGCGGTGGGCGGCGCGACGGCGGCGGTGCTGGCCTGCGGGGTCGACGTCCCCTATCCGCGGGGCCATGCGGAGTTGATCGGACGAGTGGCCCAACAGGGCCTGGTGGTCGCGGAGTTGCCGCCGGGCGCCCATCCCACCCGCAGTAGGTTCGTCCTGCGTAACCGGGTGATCGCCGCCCTGACCAGGGGAACGGTCGTCGTGGAGGCCGAGTACCGCAGCGGTTCCCTCGTCACCGCCCGGCAGGCACAGCGGCTCGGCCGGTCCGTGATGGGCGTGCCGGGCCCCGCCACCAGCGGGCTGTCGGCCGGTGTCCACGAACTGCTCCGCGGTGAGGGCGTGCTGGTCACCGACGCGTCCGAAGTCGCCGAGCTGATCGGGGAGATCGGCGACCTCGCACCGGACCGGCGCGGCCCGGTGCTGCCTCGGGACCGGCTGGGCCCGGCGGCGGCGAGGGTCCTCGACGCCCTCCCGTACCACGGTCCGGTCAGCCCCCGTGACCTCGCTCGCGGCGCAGGTCTGTCCGCCGACGAAACGCTCGGGCGACTGTACGAACTGCACTCACTGGGGTTCGTCGAACGCGAGGGCGACGCCTGGCGGTTGACGCCTCCGTCACCCTGCGACGGCGACGCACGGCGAGGCGGTTCTTGA
- the frr gene encoding ribosome recycling factor, with translation MIEEILLEAEEKMEKAVVVAKEDFAAIRTGRAHPAMFNKIVADYYGALTPINQLASFSVPEPRMAVVTPFDKTALRNIEQAIRDSDLGVNPSNDGNIIRVTFPELTQDRRKEYIKVAKTKAEDSKISIRSIRRKAKEALDKLVKDKESGEDEVRRAEKELDDTTAKYVAQVDELLKHKEAELLEV, from the coding sequence GTGATCGAAGAAATCCTCCTCGAGGCCGAGGAGAAGATGGAGAAGGCCGTTGTCGTCGCGAAAGAGGACTTCGCGGCGATCCGTACCGGCCGCGCGCACCCGGCGATGTTCAACAAGATCGTCGCCGACTACTACGGCGCGCTGACCCCGATCAACCAGCTGGCCTCGTTCTCGGTTCCCGAGCCGCGGATGGCCGTCGTGACGCCGTTCGACAAGACCGCACTGCGCAACATCGAGCAGGCGATCCGCGACTCCGACCTCGGCGTCAACCCGAGCAACGACGGCAACATCATCCGGGTGACGTTCCCCGAGCTCACCCAGGACCGCCGCAAGGAGTACATCAAGGTCGCCAAGACCAAGGCCGAGGACTCCAAGATCTCGATCCGCTCCATCCGCCGCAAGGCCAAGGAAGCCCTCGACAAGCTCGTCAAGGACAAGGAGTCCGGCGAGGACGAGGTGCGCCGCGCCGAGAAGGAGCTCGACGACACCACCGCGAAGTACGTCGCGCAGGTGGACGAGCTGCTCAAGCACAAGGAAGCCGAGCTGCTCGAAGTCTGA